GAAAATCCAAGCCCCAGGGGGAGGAGGGCTGCGGTTGTAAACTGGCCGGACTGTGCCGCTGCCTCGGCGCCTGCGAGGGCCTGAATGAGGTAGCTATGGAGCTTTTCGACCTGATAGATCATTTCGTCCATCAAGGAGAATTCGGCATACATGCCGACGCACGACGTGCAGGCAGATGCTGTGTCCGGCAGCGATACCAGACATGCAGCAATAGCTGACAAAACATACATTACGAAGCGTGATTGGCGTAAAATCATGAGGTAGAGTATGACTATCAATGAACCCAATGTCCCACATTAATTTGGCCCCATGAGCAGCAGTTCTCTAGACCCAACAGCGAAGCCCGCGCCCAAGGGAAACACCAAGATCAAGCTCATTCGCGCTGCCGAACGGCTGTTTGCTGAAAATGGTCTCGGGGCAGTTTCCGTGCGCGACATCACGCGCGCGGCTGGGGCACGTAATGAGTCGGCGCTGCATTATCATTTCGGCAGCAAGGAAGCGCTCATTCGCGCGGTCTTCGCTGACCGGATCCGCGACATCGACAGCAAGCGACTGGCGCTTATTGCAGACATTGACCGCTCCGGCTCTACTCAGGATGTTCGGCTGCTGATGGAAGTGACCATCGCTCCGATGCTGGAAGCCTGTCTTGATGAAGGAGGTCGGCTCTACGCGACATTCCTCATGCAGATTACCGCTGATCCGCGCTTTGATGTTGACCGGCTGATGGACGATCTGGCACCGGAAGGCGCTCGGGAAGTAACCAGCAGGCTGCGGCGCATGCTGCCGGACCTGCCCGAAGAGACGCGTGCAACCCGTCTGCGGCGGCTGGCCACCATGACGATTTCCATCATGGCCGACCACGCCCGCGAAGTGGCGAACGGAACAGCGCCCGATCTTGATTGGGCCATTGCTGAAGCAGGCACAAGCATCGCCAGCTACCTTACCGGCAAGCCCGGCTCAGTCTGACCCCAACCGACTGAACATCATGCGGCCATGGTCCGGATCATTTCCGGACCGCATAGGTCCAAAATCTTTCACTGCAAAATCGGGTGCCAGAGCTTCATGTGCATCCTTCTGAAATTCATTGATGAGGTTTGACAATGGCATTGGTTATTTACGGCATGGGTCCGTCACCCTTCGTGCGCAAGGTACGGGTTGCCTTTGTTGAAAAGGGAATGGACTACACGCTCGAGAATGTGAACATCTTTCCAGCGCCAGACTGGTTCAAGGAAATCAGCCCGCTAAAGCGCATTCCGGTGCTCCGTGACACGGACCGTCCGGAACCGAACACCATTCCGGATTCCTCTGCCATCTGCGCTTACGCGGAACAGGTCCAGCCCACACCGTCGCTATACCCTTCGGAGGGTTTTGAGCGCGGTCGCGCTGCGTGGATTGAGGAATATGCGGACACGGAGATGGCCGGGGTAGTTGGCCTGGGCGTATTCAGACCCGTCGCTCTGGCGGCCTTGATGGGCAAGGACATTGACGCAGCCACGGCGGAAAAAACCATGGCGGAGCGGATGCCTGCCATCTTTGACTTTCTTGAAGCTGAACTTGGCGATGACGACTATCTTGTCGGCAACAGTTTCTCGATTGCCGACATCTCGGTTGCAACGCAGTTTGTGAATCTCCAGCATGCAGGCTTCAAGCCGGATGCAGCGCAATGGCCCAAGCTGGCAGCCTATGTGGCCCGCATACATGACCGCCCCAGTTTCAAGGCGCTGATTGAAGAAGAAGCGGCGCTGTTTGCAAAAACCCGCGCGGCCTAATCCAAAAATGGGTGGAGTGCCTGGCCCCAATGCCTCTGGCACTCCCTCATTTAGCTGCCCATTGGCGTTCGCTTCCCCCTGTGGCTAACCTGTCTGTCAAACGAGACAGACAAAACGGGGGAAACACAGACATGGCTTACGCGCCGCAAGATCGACCTTTCTATGATGCCGACAGTCACATCATGGAACTGCCGGATTTTCTCAAGTCATATGCGGATCCGGACCTGCGGGACGAGATCCCTGAAGTGAGTTACTCAGCCTCATTGGTCACGGACGAAGAAGTGGCTGTTATCGTCAATCAGGGCGGACGCCATTCCCCCGAGCATGTGCAGGCGCAGATCGACCTGGGCGACAAGCTGATTGAAAGCTCGAAAGAGATTCAGGCGCTCGGCGCGTTCAACTCGTCTGACCGCAAGGTCGCCATGGACATGCTGGGTTTCAAAAAGCAGCTCGTGTTTGCCACGCACTCTGTCGTGCTGCCGTTCCACCCCAGCTCCAAGACCGAAGCTCGACTCCGCTATGGCGGAACGCGGGCTCACAACCGGCACATGAGCGAGTTTTGTGCGTCCGACGATCGTTTGATGGGCGTGGGTGTTGTGCCGCTGGATGTGCCTGAGCTGGCCATTCAGGAACTAGAGTGGGCCATCAACAATGGCCTTGAGGCGATCTGGATCCCGCACCGGGCACCGATAGGGCATTCACCGGGCCATGTAGACCTTGAAGGGTTCTGGGCACGACTGGCTGAAGCAGGTATTCCGTTCTGTCTTCATGTGGGCGGTGCGCCGCTGCAGATCCATAAGTCGTGGGGCAATAACGGGCGCGGCGCGACACGTGACTGGATGGGCGGCGGCGAGAACGTACGCACCAAGGACGCCATGGTTCTGCATCAGCAGCCCGAAATGTTTGTCAGCATGATGATGGCGGAAGGCATCTTCCACCGTCACCCCAAGCTGCGCGGCGCTGTTGTTGAGCTGGGGGCAGGCTGGGTTCCCCAGATGCTCCAGCGGCTTGATGACGTGTGCAAGGTGTATAGCCGGGTGGATGAGTCCATACGCTTTGACCGCAAGCCCAGCGAACAGCTGACAGAGCAGATGGGCTTCACGCCGATGCCGCACGAAAACATCAGCAATATGATCGAGCAGTCCAATGCTGATCTGTATCTGTTTTCCAGCGACTACCCGCATGTGGAAGGCACCCGCGATCCCATCGCGCGGTTTGAGCGCACGATGGGTGATCGGGGCGAAGACATCAAAACCAAGTTCTACAGCGAGAACTTCCTTCGTCTCTGGCCAGAAGCGCGGGTGGCCTAAGGCACCGATCGTCTAGCCGCGCAGATCAAGCCACGCGACTTCATCTTCTGTCAGGCTTAGATCAAAGACCGCGAGGGAGGTGCGCAGTTCGGCCAGCGTCCGCGGACCGACAAGGGCGCAGGTGGGCATCTTTTGTGTCAGCACATAGGCCAGGGCGACGGTCATGGGGTGGACGTTCTTTTTTTCCGCAAGTTCATAGGCGCGGCGGCGACGTTCGAAATTGTCATCG
The Pyruvatibacter sp. HU-CL02332 genome window above contains:
- a CDS encoding TetR/AcrR family transcriptional regulator; translation: MSSSSLDPTAKPAPKGNTKIKLIRAAERLFAENGLGAVSVRDITRAAGARNESALHYHFGSKEALIRAVFADRIRDIDSKRLALIADIDRSGSTQDVRLLMEVTIAPMLEACLDEGGRLYATFLMQITADPRFDVDRLMDDLAPEGAREVTSRLRRMLPDLPEETRATRLRRLATMTISIMADHAREVANGTAPDLDWAIAEAGTSIASYLTGKPGSV
- a CDS encoding glutathione S-transferase family protein → MALVIYGMGPSPFVRKVRVAFVEKGMDYTLENVNIFPAPDWFKEISPLKRIPVLRDTDRPEPNTIPDSSAICAYAEQVQPTPSLYPSEGFERGRAAWIEEYADTEMAGVVGLGVFRPVALAALMGKDIDAATAEKTMAERMPAIFDFLEAELGDDDYLVGNSFSIADISVATQFVNLQHAGFKPDAAQWPKLAAYVARIHDRPSFKALIEEEAALFAKTRAA
- a CDS encoding amidohydrolase family protein, yielding MAYAPQDRPFYDADSHIMELPDFLKSYADPDLRDEIPEVSYSASLVTDEEVAVIVNQGGRHSPEHVQAQIDLGDKLIESSKEIQALGAFNSSDRKVAMDMLGFKKQLVFATHSVVLPFHPSSKTEARLRYGGTRAHNRHMSEFCASDDRLMGVGVVPLDVPELAIQELEWAINNGLEAIWIPHRAPIGHSPGHVDLEGFWARLAEAGIPFCLHVGGAPLQIHKSWGNNGRGATRDWMGGGENVRTKDAMVLHQQPEMFVSMMMAEGIFHRHPKLRGAVVELGAGWVPQMLQRLDDVCKVYSRVDESIRFDRKPSEQLTEQMGFTPMPHENISNMIEQSNADLYLFSSDYPHVEGTRDPIARFERTMGDRGEDIKTKFYSENFLRLWPEARVA